The Saccharomonospora cyanea NA-134 genome includes a region encoding these proteins:
- a CDS encoding ArsR/SmtB family transcription factor, translating into MADDQLSRMFAALGDPIRRDIVARLAAGDATVAELAEPYDVSLQAVSKHLRVLEDAGLISRSRQAQRRPCHLEADVLDLMSKWIERYRLAAEERFRRLDAVLEELTDTDAGTPGDAQQEAS; encoded by the coding sequence GTGGCTGACGATCAGCTGTCGCGCATGTTCGCCGCGCTCGGAGACCCGATCCGTCGTGACATCGTGGCCCGGCTCGCCGCCGGGGACGCCACGGTGGCCGAGTTGGCCGAGCCCTACGACGTGTCGCTGCAGGCGGTTTCCAAGCACCTGCGCGTGCTGGAGGACGCCGGGCTGATCAGCCGCAGCAGGCAGGCCCAGCGCAGACCGTGCCACCTGGAGGCGGACGTGCTGGACCTGATGAGCAAGTGGATCGAGCGTTACCGGCTCGCCGCCGAGGAACGGTTCCGCCGCCTCGACGCCGTGCTGGAGGAACTCACCGACACCGACGCCGGGACCCCCGGCGACGCCCAGCAGGAGGCATCATGA
- the tatC gene encoding twin-arginine translocase subunit TatC yields the protein MADSSNDRTSKRRKRSRRHNPDGTMTLIEHIYEFRRRLGFALIALVVGGILGFLWFANRVGPIPSLGDIVTGPYCSIPAEHRFPKEPPCRLLQTVPFEAFMIQLKVGLTAGAVLFAPVWLYQLWAFIAPGLYTRERKYALTFVGFASVLFAGGAVLAYAMVPFALEILVNFGGGSFDTWFTGDKYVSFVLSLLLIFGVSFEVPLLVIMLNRVGVVSYAQLSKWRRGLIFIAFVFAAFVTPADPFSMLALAGALTVLLELSLQITRIHDKRKARRRGEENWDQLSDDEAAPFHYTPSTIDEPRTGDGRSRTEDVT from the coding sequence GTGGCGGATTCCTCGAACGACCGCACCAGCAAGCGGCGTAAGCGCAGCCGTCGGCACAATCCCGACGGCACCATGACGCTGATCGAGCACATCTACGAGTTCCGCCGTCGCCTGGGTTTCGCTCTGATCGCGCTGGTCGTGGGTGGCATCCTTGGGTTCCTCTGGTTCGCCAACCGGGTGGGGCCCATCCCGTCGCTCGGTGACATCGTCACCGGACCGTACTGTTCGATCCCGGCCGAGCACCGGTTTCCGAAGGAGCCGCCGTGCCGGCTGCTGCAGACCGTTCCGTTCGAAGCCTTCATGATCCAGTTGAAGGTGGGTCTGACGGCCGGTGCGGTGCTGTTCGCCCCGGTGTGGCTCTACCAGCTCTGGGCGTTCATCGCTCCGGGGTTGTACACGCGGGAACGCAAGTACGCGCTCACGTTCGTCGGGTTCGCGAGCGTGCTGTTCGCCGGAGGAGCGGTACTCGCGTACGCCATGGTGCCGTTCGCCCTGGAGATCCTGGTGAACTTCGGCGGTGGCTCGTTCGACACCTGGTTCACCGGTGACAAGTACGTCTCCTTCGTGCTGTCGTTGCTGCTGATCTTCGGGGTGAGCTTCGAGGTTCCCCTGCTGGTGATCATGCTGAACCGCGTGGGTGTGGTCAGCTACGCCCAACTCAGCAAGTGGCGCCGAGGTCTGATCTTCATCGCGTTCGTCTTCGCGGCCTTCGTGACGCCTGCCGATCCGTTCTCCATGCTCGCGCTGGCGGGTGCGTTGACCGTGCTGTTGGAACTGTCGCTCCAGATCACCCGTATCCACGACAAGCGCAAGGCCCGGCGCCGCGGCGAGGAGAACTGGGACCAGCTCTCCGACGACGAGGCGGCCCCGTTCCACTACACGCCGAGCACGATCGACGAACCGCGTACCGGGGACGGTAGGTCACGCACCGAGGACGTCACCTGA
- a CDS encoding diacylglycerol/lipid kinase family protein, with the protein MGWRLALAVHPDSGQGTAARMAGTVAARLRAEAAHLELITPASPERFRQRVADCRTSGLDALVVLGGDGAAHQAVQCCAGTDVSLGLVPCGTGNDFARALGIPRDPRAALDALVSALRHGRRRPPRRLDLGRVDGADAAAARWFGTVLCTGFDAAVNARANSMPWPRGPRRYDVALLQELMSLRPRPVVVDTDAGRLTLRATLVAVGNTAFYGGGIPICPSAVYDDGAFDVTVVGPVSPLRLARILPRLRTGTHVRHPSVHTLRASRVHVAGAPEWPVFADGDPVGALPVSVTCVPGALSVLG; encoded by the coding sequence ATGGGGTGGCGACTGGCTCTGGCCGTGCATCCCGACTCGGGTCAGGGCACGGCCGCGCGGATGGCGGGCACGGTGGCCGCACGGCTGCGCGCCGAGGCGGCCCACCTTGAGTTGATCACGCCCGCCTCACCCGAGCGGTTCCGGCAGCGGGTGGCCGACTGCCGGACGTCGGGTCTGGACGCGCTCGTCGTGCTGGGCGGCGACGGGGCCGCGCACCAGGCTGTTCAGTGCTGTGCGGGTACGGACGTGTCACTCGGCCTCGTTCCCTGCGGTACCGGCAACGACTTCGCCCGCGCACTCGGAATTCCCCGTGATCCGCGCGCCGCTCTGGACGCGCTGGTCTCGGCGTTGCGGCACGGACGTCGGCGCCCTCCACGCCGCCTCGACCTCGGCCGTGTGGACGGCGCCGACGCGGCGGCGGCACGCTGGTTCGGCACGGTGCTCTGCACGGGTTTCGACGCGGCCGTCAACGCTCGCGCCAACAGCATGCCATGGCCACGCGGACCACGCCGCTACGACGTCGCGCTGCTCCAAGAGCTGATGTCGTTGCGCCCACGGCCGGTGGTGGTGGACACGGACGCCGGGCGGTTGACGTTGCGGGCGACGCTGGTGGCGGTGGGCAACACCGCGTTCTACGGCGGCGGCATCCCCATCTGCCCGTCCGCGGTGTACGACGACGGGGCGTTCGACGTGACGGTCGTCGGCCCGGTGAGCCCGCTGCGGCTCGCCCGAATCCTGCCGAGGCTGCGTACCGGCACCCACGTGCGCCACCCTTCCGTGCACACGCTGCGTGCGTCGCGCGTCCACGTGGCGGGCGCTCCGGAGTGGCCGGTGTTCGCCGACGGCGATCCCGTCGGCGCGCTGCCGGTGAGCGTGACGTGCGTGCCGGGTGCGTTGTCGGTGCTCGGCTGA
- a CDS encoding SRPBCC family protein, translating to MTTKTRDTLIEAVPDLPSIRIVREFDAPPDKVFRAWTEPELVVRWLGPKDLEMRIDAWDVRTGGSYRYTNWRGGELVAEFYGSFHEVRTPSRLVQTFGFTAMPDAVSLETATFDDLGGGRTRVTILSIVDTLESRDAMLASGMETGVVEGYEKLDALLA from the coding sequence ATGACGACCAAGACCCGAGACACCCTGATCGAAGCCGTTCCCGACCTGCCGTCGATACGGATCGTGCGCGAGTTCGACGCCCCGCCGGACAAGGTCTTCCGGGCCTGGACGGAACCGGAGCTCGTTGTCCGCTGGCTGGGTCCGAAAGACCTCGAGATGCGCATCGACGCCTGGGACGTCCGCACCGGCGGCAGTTACCGCTACACCAACTGGCGTGGCGGCGAGCTGGTGGCGGAGTTCTACGGCTCGTTCCACGAGGTGCGCACCCCCAGCAGGCTGGTGCAGACGTTCGGTTTCACCGCCATGCCCGACGCCGTCAGCCTGGAGACCGCCACGTTCGACGACCTCGGCGGCGGCCGGACTCGCGTCACGATCCTGTCGATCGTGGACACCCTGGAGTCCCGCGACGCGATGCTGGCCAGCGGCATGGAGACCGGCGTCGTCGAGGGCTACGAGAAACTCGACGCGCTACTCGCCTGA
- a CDS encoding MmcQ/YjbR family DNA-binding protein translates to MGVWSAKRLRSLCLSLPGTRERFPFSPELSVFFVEEKMFALSALDGRPLTVSLKCDPEHSLYLRDTYPAITPGYHLNKRHWNTVVLDGSVPEDLVTDLVYESYDLVVAGLPKYRRERLAAGSGE, encoded by the coding sequence ATGGGAGTGTGGAGTGCGAAACGGTTACGGTCGCTGTGCCTGTCTTTGCCGGGGACCCGGGAACGGTTCCCGTTCTCGCCCGAACTCAGCGTGTTCTTCGTGGAGGAGAAGATGTTCGCGCTGTCGGCGCTGGACGGCCGACCGCTCACGGTGAGCCTGAAGTGCGACCCGGAGCACTCACTGTACCTGCGCGACACCTACCCCGCGATCACCCCCGGCTACCACCTGAACAAGCGCCACTGGAACACGGTGGTGCTGGACGGTTCCGTGCCCGAAGACCTGGTGACCGACCTGGTGTACGAGTCGTACGACCTGGTGGTGGCGGGGTTGCCGAAGTACCGGCGTGAGCGGCTGGCCGCCGGGTCAGGCGAGTAG
- a CDS encoding MFS transporter — protein MSAETELRTVPAGRRARTERSITGRGWWVLGVALAGTFLAIMDSFVVNVAVPSVRSELNASFAQIELVVGGYVLVYGLLLVLGGRLGDLHGARRMFVAGVGVFTLASLAAGPAPDATSLIVARLVQGGGAALFYPQVLAVLRIGFDGRARATAFALFGATIGLASIAGQLVGGLLLHLDVWGLGWRLVFLVNVPVGVATVVGALRFLPRGERAPGRVRGALDVTGVVLLSAALLALSVPLVEGDHAGWPWWTWVSLASSLPLLAAFVVWERRLKRRGGSPLVDPDLLTLRSFAAGNGIAVVFFAGNAGLFFVLTLTLQDGLGYSPLTAGSVFAPLAVAFAVASLIGPWLSARWGHHVLTLGYGANAVGTAVLLTTVWLDGAEVTGWALVGPLAIVGFGQGLGVSPLFGAALGEVPERSAGAAGGVLETAGQLGMSLGVTVLGLVFSTSLGDGPFVTASHLNAFTTALVGNLALAVAALVLLRFLARSRIQPNG, from the coding sequence ATGAGTGCGGAGACCGAACTGCGGACCGTCCCCGCAGGACGGCGAGCGCGGACCGAGCGGAGCATCACCGGACGTGGCTGGTGGGTCCTCGGGGTCGCGCTGGCGGGGACCTTCCTCGCGATCATGGACTCGTTCGTCGTGAACGTGGCCGTTCCGTCGGTGCGTTCGGAGCTGAACGCGAGCTTCGCGCAGATCGAACTCGTCGTCGGTGGCTATGTGCTCGTGTACGGGTTGTTGCTCGTGCTCGGGGGCAGGCTCGGTGATCTCCACGGGGCCCGGCGCATGTTCGTGGCGGGGGTGGGTGTGTTCACCCTGGCCTCGTTGGCGGCCGGACCCGCACCGGACGCGACGTCGTTGATCGTCGCCCGGTTGGTGCAGGGCGGCGGTGCCGCGTTGTTCTACCCCCAGGTGCTGGCGGTCCTGCGCATCGGGTTCGACGGCCGGGCCAGGGCGACGGCGTTCGCACTCTTCGGCGCCACCATCGGGTTGGCCTCGATCGCCGGGCAACTCGTGGGAGGGCTGCTCCTGCACCTGGACGTGTGGGGACTGGGGTGGCGCCTGGTTTTCCTGGTCAACGTGCCCGTGGGCGTCGCCACCGTCGTGGGCGCACTGCGCTTTCTGCCCAGGGGTGAGCGCGCGCCCGGCCGCGTGCGGGGTGCGCTCGACGTGACCGGCGTCGTGCTGCTCTCCGCGGCGCTGCTGGCGCTGTCGGTGCCGTTGGTCGAAGGCGACCACGCCGGATGGCCGTGGTGGACGTGGGTGTCGCTGGCGTCGTCGCTGCCCCTGCTCGCGGCGTTCGTGGTGTGGGAGCGGCGCCTGAAGAGGCGGGGTGGATCGCCCCTGGTGGACCCCGACCTGCTGACACTGCGTAGCTTCGCGGCGGGAAACGGTATCGCGGTGGTGTTCTTCGCGGGCAACGCCGGATTGTTCTTCGTGCTGACGCTGACGCTGCAGGACGGGCTCGGCTACTCGCCGCTGACGGCGGGGTCGGTGTTCGCTCCGCTGGCGGTGGCGTTCGCGGTGGCGTCGCTGATCGGTCCCTGGTTGTCCGCTCGGTGGGGCCACCACGTGCTGACGCTCGGGTACGGCGCCAACGCCGTCGGCACGGCCGTGCTGCTGACGACGGTGTGGCTGGATGGCGCTGAAGTCACGGGCTGGGCGCTCGTGGGGCCGCTGGCGATCGTCGGGTTCGGTCAGGGGCTCGGGGTGAGTCCCCTGTTCGGTGCGGCCCTGGGTGAAGTCCCCGAGCGTTCCGCCGGTGCCGCAGGCGGTGTGCTGGAAACCGCGGGCCAGCTCGGCATGTCGCTGGGTGTCACGGTGCTGGGACTGGTGTTCTCCACATCGCTGGGTGACGGACCGTTCGTCACGGCATCGCATCTGAACGCGTTCACGACCGCGCTCGTGGGGAACCTGGCGCTGGCCGTGGCCGCGCTGGTGCTGTTGCGTTTCCTTGCCCGGTCCCGTATTCAACCGAACGGTTGA
- the tatA gene encoding Sec-independent protein translocase subunit TatA gives MNALQPWHLIILVLVVVLLFGAKRLPDAARSIGKSMKIFKAETKDMRESGQTSDSATTAQTVAPEPSVTEPDTRQLPSSTTTPPAATPAPSTDDQVEQLQRQLDELKRQQAAQQSQKHAG, from the coding sequence GCAGCCGTGGCATTTGATCATTCTGGTTCTTGTCGTGGTCCTGCTGTTCGGCGCCAAGCGCCTGCCCGACGCTGCCAGGTCGATCGGCAAGTCCATGAAGATCTTCAAGGCCGAGACCAAGGACATGCGCGAGTCCGGCCAGACCTCCGACTCGGCGACCACCGCGCAGACTGTGGCTCCGGAGCCTTCGGTGACCGAGCCCGACACCCGACAGTTGCCGTCGTCGACAACCACGCCTCCGGCGGCCACCCCGGCGCCCAGCACCGACGACCAGGTCGAGCAACTCCAGCGTCAGCTCGACGAGCTGAAGCGGCAGCAGGCGGCTCAGCAGTCGCAGAAGCACGCGGGCTGA
- a CDS encoding LysR family transcriptional regulator: MVPGAVPERHEMDAFLVLAEELHFGRTAERLHLTQARVSQTIRKLERRIGAPLFERTSRRVTLTPLGERFRDDLAPLHQGLADALARAQATARGVDGSLHVGFLGLAAGELTPELLDTFAQRHPRCEVVMRETHFSDPLGPLRSGEVDLLLTRLPVEEPDLTVGPVVLSEPRVLAVPTRHRLARRERVSLDELASETTFGVAGSAPGYWWDFHVPPATADGRPIHRRESVSTFQELLALVAAGRGVSPLAASVRTYHNRPDVVFVPLDGVPPTDVAVVWRTASVTARVRAFVQAAEDTVAANGGPATR; this comes from the coding sequence ATGGTTCCTGGTGCGGTGCCCGAGCGGCACGAGATGGACGCGTTCCTCGTCCTGGCCGAGGAACTGCACTTCGGGCGCACCGCTGAGCGCCTGCACCTCACCCAGGCGCGCGTGAGCCAGACGATCCGCAAGCTCGAACGCCGCATCGGGGCACCGCTGTTCGAGCGCACCAGTCGCCGGGTAACCCTCACTCCACTCGGAGAGCGATTCCGCGACGACCTCGCCCCCCTGCACCAAGGACTCGCGGACGCGCTGGCTCGGGCACAGGCCACCGCTCGCGGAGTCGACGGCAGCCTGCACGTCGGGTTCCTCGGTCTGGCAGCCGGCGAACTCACCCCCGAACTGCTGGACACGTTCGCACAGCGTCACCCGCGCTGCGAGGTCGTGATGCGTGAGACGCACTTCAGCGATCCACTGGGGCCACTGCGTTCCGGCGAGGTCGACCTTCTGCTCACGCGACTGCCCGTGGAAGAGCCGGACCTGACGGTCGGGCCGGTCGTGTTGTCCGAGCCGAGGGTGCTGGCCGTGCCGACCCGACACCGGCTCGCCCGGCGCGAACGCGTGTCCCTCGACGAGCTGGCCAGTGAGACGACATTCGGCGTCGCCGGGTCCGCACCCGGCTACTGGTGGGACTTCCATGTGCCGCCCGCGACGGCCGACGGCAGGCCGATCCACCGTCGGGAGTCGGTCAGCACCTTCCAGGAACTGCTCGCACTCGTCGCCGCGGGACGCGGGGTGTCCCCGCTGGCGGCGTCCGTACGGACATACCACAACCGGCCCGACGTCGTGTTCGTCCCGCTGGACGGGGTACCACCCACCGACGTGGCCGTGGTCTGGCGCACCGCCTCGGTCACCGCCCGCGTGCGCGCCTTCGTTCAGGCCGCGGAAGACACCGTCGCGGCCAACGGCGGTCCCGCCACCCGCTGA
- a CDS encoding DEAD/DEAH box helicase: MDSSTSSPSPAEAYAAARRRGRYPQLARFAADVAFDFDDFQIQGCEALEDGHGVLVCAPTGAGKTVVGEFAVHLALAEGRKCFYTTPIKALSNQKYGDLVERYGPDAVGLLTGDTSVNGSAQIVVMTTEVLRNMLYANSAALDDLGYVVMDEVHYLADRFRGAVWEEVILHLPAYVRVVGLSATVSNAEEFGEWLVEVRGDTTVVVDEHRPVPLWQHMFVGGRMLDLFAADAADTGEAKLNPQLLRRVEDTARMHAPAGLRGRGRRGAPYRGPRYRPPSRTEVVDRLDAAGLLPAIVFIFSRAGCDAAVAQCVRSGLRLNTPEEVEQVRRIVDERTADLPQNDLAVLGYWEWREALEQGIAAHHAGLLPAFKETVEELFVRGLVKVVFATETLALGINMPARTVVLERLVKYNGEAHVDLTPGEYTQLTGRAGRRGIDVEGHAVVVWQPGVDPRQVAGLASTRTYPLRSSFRPGYNMAVNLVGRFGSAKARELLEQSFAQFQADRSVVGLSRRIERNAEALRGYADAVTGDVDELRSYLALRKRVSDREKVLARQNTTARRAQTARSLEKLRKGDVIAVPQGRRAGLAVVVDPGVDQFDEPRPVVVTEDRWSGALSLSDFPAPVEPLGRLKLPKHVELRSPKTRRDIASSLRNLGLRPPRRQKWRSDAHSDPELGELRRELRSHPVHGTPDREANLRWVERYLRLEAETEQLKRKVAATTHSLARAFDRIRGLLSERGYLDDGGDTVTEHGRLLARLYSESDLLAAECIRQRLWHGLAPAELAAVVSTLVYEARRDSPAESKLPSGPVSEAWQETVRVWTDLVDDERRHRLDRTREPDAGFAWPVYRWARGESLEKVLTTAEVNGQELSAGDFVRWSRQVVDLLDQIKDVLGREHPVGGAAGKASRLLRRGVVAAGEV; the protein is encoded by the coding sequence GTGGACTCCTCCACTTCATCCCCGAGCCCGGCCGAGGCCTACGCGGCGGCGCGGCGCCGCGGAAGGTACCCACAGCTCGCGCGATTCGCCGCTGACGTGGCGTTCGACTTCGACGACTTCCAGATCCAGGGCTGCGAGGCCCTCGAGGACGGGCACGGCGTGCTGGTGTGCGCGCCGACCGGTGCGGGGAAGACCGTCGTCGGCGAGTTCGCCGTGCATCTGGCCCTGGCCGAGGGGCGCAAGTGCTTCTACACCACGCCCATCAAGGCGTTGTCGAACCAGAAGTACGGCGACCTGGTCGAGCGGTACGGCCCCGACGCCGTCGGCCTTCTGACCGGCGACACCTCCGTGAACGGCAGTGCGCAGATCGTGGTGATGACCACCGAGGTGCTGCGCAACATGCTGTACGCGAACTCCGCCGCGCTCGACGACCTCGGCTACGTCGTGATGGACGAGGTGCACTACCTCGCCGACCGGTTCCGTGGCGCGGTGTGGGAGGAGGTCATCCTGCACCTGCCGGCCTACGTGCGCGTGGTGGGCCTCTCGGCCACGGTCAGCAACGCCGAGGAGTTCGGTGAGTGGCTGGTGGAGGTGCGCGGTGACACCACCGTGGTGGTCGACGAGCACCGCCCCGTGCCGTTGTGGCAGCACATGTTCGTCGGTGGTCGCATGCTCGACCTGTTCGCCGCCGACGCCGCGGACACCGGTGAGGCCAAACTGAACCCGCAGCTCCTGCGCCGGGTCGAGGACACCGCGCGCATGCACGCTCCCGCCGGGCTTCGGGGCCGCGGCCGACGCGGAGCGCCCTACCGGGGACCGCGCTACCGGCCACCGTCCCGCACCGAGGTCGTCGACCGTCTCGATGCGGCCGGACTGCTGCCCGCGATCGTGTTCATCTTCTCGCGAGCGGGTTGTGACGCCGCCGTGGCCCAGTGTGTGCGTAGCGGACTGCGGCTCAACACTCCCGAGGAGGTCGAGCAGGTACGCCGCATCGTCGACGAGCGCACCGCCGACCTGCCGCAGAACGACCTCGCCGTGCTCGGCTACTGGGAGTGGCGCGAAGCGCTGGAGCAGGGCATCGCCGCCCACCACGCGGGGCTGCTGCCCGCGTTCAAGGAGACCGTGGAGGAGTTGTTCGTCCGCGGGCTCGTCAAGGTCGTGTTCGCCACCGAGACCCTCGCTCTGGGCATCAACATGCCCGCCCGCACCGTCGTGCTCGAACGGCTCGTCAAGTACAACGGCGAGGCGCACGTGGACCTCACTCCCGGCGAGTACACGCAGCTCACCGGCCGTGCGGGCAGGCGGGGGATCGACGTCGAGGGGCACGCCGTGGTGGTGTGGCAGCCGGGGGTCGATCCAAGGCAGGTCGCCGGGCTGGCCTCCACACGCACGTATCCACTGCGGTCGTCGTTCCGGCCCGGCTACAACATGGCCGTGAACCTGGTGGGTCGGTTCGGGTCGGCCAAGGCTCGGGAGCTGCTGGAGCAGTCGTTCGCCCAGTTCCAGGCCGACCGCTCGGTGGTGGGGCTGTCCCGCCGCATCGAGCGCAATGCCGAGGCGTTGCGCGGGTACGCCGACGCGGTCACCGGTGACGTCGACGAGCTGCGGTCGTACCTGGCTCTGCGCAAGCGGGTGTCCGACCGGGAGAAGGTGCTGGCACGGCAGAACACGACCGCCCGGCGTGCGCAGACCGCCCGGTCGCTGGAGAAGCTCCGCAAGGGTGACGTCATCGCCGTCCCGCAGGGGCGGCGTGCGGGGCTGGCCGTGGTGGTCGATCCCGGGGTGGACCAGTTCGACGAGCCGAGGCCCGTCGTGGTCACCGAAGACCGCTGGTCCGGTGCCCTCTCGCTGTCCGACTTCCCGGCGCCTGTGGAGCCGCTGGGCAGGTTGAAGCTGCCCAAGCACGTCGAGCTGCGCTCACCCAAGACCCGCCGCGACATCGCCTCGTCGCTGCGTAACCTGGGCCTGCGCCCGCCCCGGCGGCAGAAGTGGCGTTCCGACGCCCACTCCGACCCGGAGCTGGGAGAGCTCCGGCGGGAGCTGCGCTCCCACCCGGTGCACGGGACGCCCGACCGGGAAGCCAACCTGCGGTGGGTCGAGCGCTACCTGCGCCTGGAGGCGGAGACCGAGCAGCTCAAACGCAAGGTCGCGGCGACGACCCACTCACTGGCCCGCGCGTTCGACCGCATTCGCGGGTTGCTGTCCGAACGCGGCTACCTCGACGACGGTGGTGACACTGTCACCGAACACGGGCGACTGCTGGCCCGCCTGTACAGCGAGTCGGACCTGTTGGCCGCCGAGTGCATCCGCCAGCGGTTGTGGCACGGGCTCGCCCCCGCCGAACTCGCCGCAGTGGTCTCCACGCTGGTGTACGAGGCGCGGCGGGATTCCCCCGCCGAGTCGAAGCTGCCCTCGGGACCGGTGTCCGAGGCCTGGCAGGAGACCGTGCGAGTGTGGACGGACCTTGTCGACGACGAGCGCAGGCACCGCCTCGACCGCACTCGCGAACCTGACGCCGGGTTCGCCTGGCCTGTCTACCGGTGGGCGCGCGGGGAGAGTCTGGAGAAGGTGCTGACCACCGCTGAGGTGAACGGCCAGGAACTGTCGGCGGGCGACTTCGTGCGCTGGTCGCGGCAGGTGGTGGACCTGCTCGACCAGATCAAGGACGTGCTCGGCAGGGAACATCCCGTTGGCGGCGCGGCGGGCAAGGCGTCACGCCTGCTCCGGCGGGGTGTGGTCGCCGCGGGAGAGGTCTGA